One genomic region from Antedon mediterranea chromosome 3, ecAntMedi1.1, whole genome shotgun sequence encodes:
- the LOC140045538 gene encoding uncharacterized protein, translated as MEKSKGAQIIVLNVYDRQKTDRKIYLYKDGTPHADVMFTKTFLLLKDDKDVKISKYITVKWVLDTHLVSCLTNELEKSQNFRNNFHNNRSNCLQHSSGIILKIKCKQNILCIEADIRWCNYMLPYLTMRLEFEDAFSWLSTLGGAYSSLGDQFHQCASVAGRISQQQFILAKKIGDPYLMSRCYVFLSLSLMQRGFLKYAQFILRKQFAFATQREEITDVRLVAMCRGAWCKLQYLYELKRQKRTFQTELKVNEI; from the exons ATGGAGAAGTCAAAAGGTGCACAGATTATTGTCCTCAATGTCTACGACCGTCAGAAGACAGACCGTAAAATATATCTATACAAGGATGGTACTCCTCATGCAGATGTTATGTTTACTAAGACATTCTTATTACTGAAAGATGACAAAGATGTGAAGATTTCTAAGTACATTACAGTAAAATGGGTTCTTGACACGCATCTTGTATCATGTCTGACAAATGAACTTGAAAAGTCACAGAACTTTCGGAACAATTTCCACAACAATCGGTCAAACTGTTTGCAGCACTCCTCaggaattattttaaaaataaaatgcaaacaaaacattttatgtaTAGAAGCAGATATACGATG gtgTAATTATATGCTGCCATACTTAACAATGAGACTTGAATTTGAAGATGCTTTCTCTTGGCTGTCAACTTTAGGAGGAGCTTATTCTTCTTTAGGTGATCAATTCCATCAATGT GCTTCCGTAGCTGGAAGGATATCACAGCAACAGTTTATACTTGCTAAAAAGATTGGTGATCCGTACCTGATGTCAAGATGCTATGTTTTCTTATCATTGAGTCTAATGCAGAGAGGATTTTTAAAGTATGCCCAATTCATACTAAG AAAGCAGTTTGCTTTTGCGACACAGCGTGAAGAGATCACTGATGTCAGATTAGTTGCAATGTGTAGAGGGGCATGGTGCAAGCTTCAGTATCTGTATGAACTTAAAAGACAAAAACGAACATTTCAAACAGAATTGAAAGTaaatgaaatttga
- the LOC140045539 gene encoding nucleoporin 88-like → MAAYEDYERLKALNSHPIFNVLRENIKNSVNPDESEELLDVRDGDLYVWDKEHLHLLTTNLKGLVGPSVYDMETLRYQTLLCTNAPLFKIESVSLNDTNEYVMLYGQKGLTLLALPRRYGKNTEFEGGKRIINCRTIMIAERMFMSNPSLKLLEAKWHPGDDAHISILTSDNILRIFDINVPQRPVQTHYLSEDPSSCLMSDSSTSFQAALGEVAISFAFGPSQKVSTRRQGHPSVVHPFYILKGNGDVYLLMNSLKDKRYVRTKLQGPLAMYPPAEDNYGLDACALLCLSTNPLVLVVGTSSGHLHHCLVLTTEDDYEENVSITSSSLSTQTSGCESSLYVYETIELPMCAVVTDDFDEDIPHPVRLYLDATSVSRYYCTHSAGVHSISLPWAKKLQRFCTQGDSDGDMLLALREDQPCRIEHLVCTQPVSTCPPSPILGLAVIADQLLGNSLLCLTSSYECLSLPVPHEEYEPPPDLISESEMSRAANKRSDSQPFQNNIKRLLNRSSTNPILRSSNKVKLSPNECFMLLGQATKTLREEYILKQDLAREAIERRVKILKEQKQQQLNDLKECDNLKETLGAKAEELADKYENTKDKQYKIISRVGTLLRLLQNCVPVLSDAEQSMSKELATMDEKLKHLSNSVEHVKLKDSYQQRNLNRNKQQASHPTLNQTQTQKLKSLLREEGENIAGLVNEVKDISMHI, encoded by the exons ATGGCAGCTTACGAAGATTACGAGCGGCTGAAAGCTCTAAATTCACATCCCATTTTTAACGTTTTACGAGAAAATATAAAGAATTCTGTAAATCCAGATGAATCCGAAGAACTTTTGGATGTTCGAGATGGTGATTTGTATGTATGGGACAAAGAACATCTGCATTTACTTACAACAAATCTGAAAGGTCTCGTAGGCCCATCAGTTTACGATATGGAAACATTGAGGTATCAG acTTTACTTTGTACAAATGcaccactttttaaaatagaaagtgTGTCTCTGAATGATACCAATGAATATGTTATGCTCTACGGTCAAAAGGGCCTAACACTGTTAGCGTTGCCCCGACGATATGGTAAAAACACAGAATTTGAAGGTGGAAAAAGAATAATTAACTGCAg aacAATCATGATTGCTGAACGAATGTTTATGAGTAACCCATCACTGAAGCTCCTAGAAGCCAAATGGCATCCTGGGGATGACGCACACATCTCAATTCTGACATCAGACAATATTTTGAG AATATTTGACATCAATGTGCCTCAGAGACCAGTACAAACTCACTATCTAAGTGAGGATCCAAGTTCGTGCTTGATGTCTGACAGTTCAACATCTTTCCAAGCTGCACTTGGAGAGGTCGCCATTTCTTTTGCATTTGGCCCTTCGCAGAAAGTGTCCACACGCCGACAAGGTCATCCAAGTGTTGTACATCCGTTTTATATATTGAAGGGTAATGGAGATGTATATCTTTTAATGAACAGTTTAAAAGATAAAAG ATACGTTAGGACCAAGTTACAAGGCCCATTGGCGATGTACCCCCCTGCTGAAGATAACTATGGGTTAGATGCATGTGCTCTGCTCTGCCTGTCTACCAACCCATTAGTGCTCGTTGTTGGTACATCATCTGGTCATCTCCACCACTGCCTTGTCTTGACAACAGAAGATGATTATGAAGAAAATGTG tccATTACTTCTAGCAGTTTATCGACGCAAACATCAGGTTGCGAATCGTCCTTGTATGTATATGAAACTATTGAATTGCCGATGTGTGCCGTTGTTACTGATGATTTTGATGAAGACATTCCGCACCCTGTTCGCCTTTACCTAG ATGCTACAAGTGTGTCACGTTACTACTGTACACACAGTGCAGGGGTACACTCGATATCTCTTCCATGGGCTAAGAAACTCCAACGATTTTGCACTCAAG GAGATAGTGATGGTGATATGTTGCTGGCATTGCGTGAAGACCAGCCTTGTAGGATAGAACACCTTGTGTGCACTCAACCTGTTTCAACATG cCCACCTTCACCAATCCTTGGCTTGGCTGTTATTGCAGACCAGTTACTAGGCAACAGTCTTTTGTGTCTGACCTCTAGCTATGAATGCCTTTCACTTCCTGTTCC acatGAAGAATATGAGCCTCCGCCTGATTTAATTTCTGAAAGTGAAATGTCAAGGGCTGCTAATAAACGATCAGACTCACAACCTTTTCAGAATAACATAAAGCGACTATTAAACCGCAGCTCAACAAACCCAATACTAAG gtcaaGTAACAAAGTAAAACTAAGTCCAAATGAATGCTTTATGCTTCTAGGGCAAGCAACTAAAACTTTACGGGAAGAATACATCTTGAAACAGGACTTAGCCAGAGAAGCAATTGAAAGGCG agtaaaaatattaaaagagCAGAAGCAGCAGCAACTGAATGATTTGAAAGAGTGTgataatttaaaagaaacacTTGGAGCTAAAGCAGAGGAGCTGGCTGACAAGTATGAAAACACCAAAGATAAGCAGTATAAGATTATATCACGTGTGGGTACCCTCCTAAGACTTCTCCAGAATTGTGTACCGGTGCTTTCTGATGCCGAACAAAGCATGAGCAAAGAACTCGCAACTATGGATGAGAAACTAAAACATTTATCAAATTCGGTAGAACAT